In Brevinematales bacterium, the following are encoded in one genomic region:
- a CDS encoding anaerobic ribonucleoside-triphosphate reductase activating protein yields the protein MFKGIQKVTLIDFPGVIAATLFTGGCNFRCPWCHNWGLVDPAVVEKSPEISEEEIEAYLRSRAGKIGGVCITGGEPTLHGKYLNPFLFRCKDFGLKVKLDTNGYEPDILKSYIDRGIIDYIAMDIKNTFEKYPVSVGLPYVDIERIERSIRIIRDSRIPHHFRTTVVPALVDPAEMRAMADIIGEPIVLQEYRDPEREMVEEAERRG from the coding sequence ATGTTTAAAGGAATCCAGAAAGTCACGCTGATCGACTTTCCGGGTGTAATAGCCGCCACCTTATTTACGGGCGGCTGTAACTTTCGCTGCCCATGGTGCCACAACTGGGGGCTGGTCGACCCGGCCGTTGTCGAGAAATCGCCTGAAATCTCCGAAGAGGAGATCGAAGCCTACCTGCGTTCCCGCGCGGGTAAGATCGGCGGGGTATGCATTACCGGCGGCGAGCCCACTCTCCATGGGAAGTACCTCAATCCGTTCCTGTTCCGCTGTAAGGACTTCGGCCTCAAGGTCAAACTGGACACCAACGGGTACGAACCGGATATCCTGAAATCCTACATCGACCGCGGAATTATCGATTATATCGCGATGGACATTAAAAACACGTTCGAGAAATATCCCGTATCAGTCGGGCTTCCCTATGTCGATATCGAACGTATCGAACGCTCGATCCGTATTATCAGGGACTCCCGCATCCCGCATCATTTCCGTACGACAGTCGTGCCGGCGCTGGTCGATCCTGCCGAGATGCGCGCGATGGCGGATATTATCGGCGAGCCTATCGTCCTGCAGGAATATCGCGACCCCGAGCGGGAGATGGTGGAAGAGGCGGAAAGAAGGGGATAG
- a CDS encoding pantoate--beta-alanine ligase yields the protein MQVIETIKEMRAVTEKLRAEGKTIGFVPTMGALHEGHISLVRTSCTENDVTVASIFVNPTQFGPGEDYTRYPRTFDADCALLETEKCGFLFYPSPEEMYGQSGSLTWVIVDQLPEHLCGLHRAGHFQGVTTVVAKFFHIIHPHRAYFGQKDYQQSLIIRRMTADLNFPVEIRVMPIMRESDGLALSSRNRYLSADERRKALALVDSLRLAEQLIRKGEKKPAKVIDMMRRSILGGAPDAKIEYISIAHPETLIDVKVIEGKVLIALAVYIGTTRLIDNTLLG from the coding sequence ATGCAGGTAATCGAAACGATAAAAGAAATGCGCGCCGTCACCGAGAAGCTCCGCGCGGAAGGAAAGACGATCGGATTCGTGCCTACAATGGGCGCGCTCCATGAGGGGCATATCAGCCTTGTCCGCACTTCCTGCACCGAGAACGATGTTACCGTAGCGAGCATCTTTGTCAACCCGACGCAATTCGGTCCCGGCGAGGACTATACGCGTTACCCCCGCACGTTCGACGCGGACTGCGCGCTGCTGGAAACCGAAAAATGCGGCTTCCTGTTCTATCCGTCACCCGAGGAGATGTACGGCCAGTCCGGGTCGCTGACATGGGTGATCGTCGATCAGCTCCCGGAGCACCTTTGCGGACTGCACCGCGCCGGGCACTTCCAGGGAGTAACTACTGTTGTCGCAAAGTTCTTCCATATAATACATCCCCATCGGGCGTACTTCGGGCAAAAGGACTACCAGCAGTCGCTGATTATCCGCCGGATGACCGCCGACCTGAACTTTCCGGTCGAGATACGGGTGATGCCGATCATGAGGGAATCCGACGGGCTCGCGCTCAGCTCCCGGAACCGTTACCTGAGCGCGGACGAGCGTCGGAAGGCGCTGGCGCTTGTGGACTCGCTACGTCTCGCGGAACAGCTTATCCGCAAGGGCGAGAAGAAGCCCGCGAAGGTGATCGATATGATGCGGCGGTCTATTCTCGGGGGCGCGCCGGACGCGAAGATCGAATATATCTCCATCGCGCATCCCGAAACCCTGATCGACGTAAAGGTGATCGAAGGGAAAGTCCTGATAGCGCTCGCCGTATATATTGGAACGACCAGGCTGATCGACAATACCCTTCTCGGCTAG
- a CDS encoding histidine phosphatase family protein produces the protein MKLYFIRHGESEANTLMVFSNNNDSPYGLTEKGRRQAESAAEKLRGVLFTEFHTSPVPRALQTADILKTLAGLPDYTVDKRLTEYGVGNLEGRSDKASWDSNDVLWRDWFFRGMHDRRHPGGECLTGIIGRFRGWMESVAARYNGSDVNILAVSHGGVLNAALPFAVDNITGEFSFNHPIRNASLVVAETMPEGIRCTVWNDEKLI, from the coding sequence TTGAAGCTCTATTTTATCCGGCATGGCGAGAGCGAGGCCAACACCCTAATGGTGTTTTCAAACAATAACGACTCCCCCTACGGGCTGACCGAAAAAGGGCGGCGTCAGGCGGAGAGCGCGGCGGAAAAACTACGCGGCGTGCTTTTTACCGAGTTCCATACCAGCCCCGTCCCGCGCGCGTTACAGACCGCGGATATACTCAAAACGCTCGCAGGACTGCCCGATTATACGGTGGACAAGCGGCTGACGGAGTACGGTGTGGGCAATTTGGAGGGCAGGTCGGACAAGGCGAGTTGGGACAGTAACGATGTTCTATGGCGGGACTGGTTTTTCCGGGGCATGCACGACCGCAGGCATCCCGGCGGAGAGTGCCTGACCGGTATAATCGGGCGTTTCCGAGGATGGATGGAATCTGTCGCCGCGCGGTATAACGGAAGCGATGTGAATATTCTCGCGGTCAGTCACGGCGGTGTGCTGAACGCCGCGCTGCCGTTCGCGGTCGATAATATCACCGGCGAGTTTTCGTTCAACCATCCGATCCGGAACGCGTCGCTGGTGGTCGCGGAAACCATGCCGGAGGGTATCCGCTGTACGGTTTGGAACGATGAAAAACTGATTTAG
- a CDS encoding adenosylhomocysteinase yields the protein MDYKVKDIGLADWGRKEIEIAEKEMPGLMAVREKYGKDKPLKGVRISGSLHMTIQTAVLIETLAELGADIRWCSCNIFSTQDHAAAAIAKSGIPVFAWKGESLEEYWWCTRQALSFPGGKGPEMVVDDGGDITLLIHWGYKTENDPNFIKHTPGSKEEGVILELLAAILKEEPQKWHTTVKDWKGVSEETTTGVHRLYQMMEKGELLVPAINVNDSVTKSKFDNLYGCRESLVDGIKRATDVMIAGKVAVVCGYGDVGKGSAKSLLGLGARVIVTEIDPICALQAAMEGYEVTTIEDTLGEGDIYVTTTGNCEVITIDHMKKMKDQAIVCNIGHFDNEIQVEQLNDFPGIKKLNIKPQVDKYTFPDGRAIFLLAEGRLVNLGCATGHPSFVMSNSFTNQTLAQLDLWKNKDTYKPGVYRLSKALDEEVARLHLSKIGVKLTKLSKKQADYIGVPAEGPYKPEHYRY from the coding sequence ATGGATTACAAGGTAAAAGATATCGGATTGGCCGATTGGGGCAGAAAGGAAATCGAAATAGCCGAGAAGGAAATGCCCGGCCTGATGGCTGTCCGTGAAAAGTACGGGAAAGATAAACCGCTCAAGGGAGTCCGCATATCCGGCTCGCTCCATATGACCATCCAGACCGCGGTACTGATAGAAACTCTCGCCGAACTCGGCGCGGATATCCGTTGGTGCAGCTGCAACATCTTCTCGACCCAAGACCACGCCGCCGCCGCTATCGCGAAAAGCGGTATCCCGGTGTTCGCGTGGAAAGGCGAGTCTCTTGAGGAATACTGGTGGTGCACCCGTCAGGCGCTGTCGTTCCCGGGCGGAAAAGGCCCCGAGATGGTGGTCGACGACGGCGGCGATATCACCCTGCTGATCCATTGGGGATACAAGACCGAGAATGATCCTAATTTCATAAAACATACTCCCGGCAGTAAGGAAGAAGGGGTCATCCTCGAACTCCTCGCGGCTATCCTGAAGGAAGAGCCGCAGAAGTGGCATACAACCGTCAAGGATTGGAAGGGAGTTTCGGAAGAGACCACTACCGGAGTACACCGCCTTTACCAGATGATGGAAAAGGGCGAGCTCTTAGTCCCCGCTATCAACGTCAACGACTCGGTCACCAAGTCGAAGTTCGACAACCTCTACGGCTGCCGTGAATCGCTGGTCGACGGTATCAAGCGGGCGACCGATGTGATGATCGCGGGCAAGGTCGCGGTCGTGTGCGGTTACGGCGACGTCGGTAAGGGTTCCGCCAAGTCCCTGCTCGGATTAGGCGCGCGCGTCATAGTCACAGAAATCGACCCCATCTGCGCGCTTCAGGCCGCGATGGAGGGCTACGAGGTCACCACTATCGAGGACACTCTCGGCGAGGGCGATATCTATGTCACCACCACCGGAAACTGCGAAGTGATCACAATCGACCATATGAAGAAAATGAAGGATCAGGCGATCGTCTGCAATATCGGGCATTTCGACAACGAGATACAGGTCGAACAGTTGAACGATTTCCCCGGCATTAAAAAACTGAACATCAAGCCGCAGGTCGATAAATATACGTTCCCCGACGGGCGCGCGATATTCCTGCTCGCGGAAGGCCGCCTCGTGAACCTCGGATGCGCGACCGGGCACCCGTCGTTCGTCATGTCGAACTCGTTCACGAACCAGACCCTCGCCCAGCTCGACCTCTGGAAGAACAAGGATACTTATAAGCCCGGGGTGTACCGCCTGTCGAAGGCGCTCGACGAGGAAGTCGCAAGACTGCATCTTTCGAAGATCGGCGTGAAGCTGACGAAGCTCTCGAAGAAGCAGGCCGACTATATCGGCGTCCCCGCGGAAGGGCCGTATAAGCCGGAGCATTACAGGTACTAG
- a CDS encoding 4Fe-4S binding protein has product MRYAYLKNGESLVIDGNKCTGCGICIDVCPHSVLEITEGKAMIIDKNYCMECGACRLNCPADAIAVNSGVGCAYAVLNGIISGKNASCGCDGDTSGGCC; this is encoded by the coding sequence ATGCGGTACGCTTATTTGAAGAACGGCGAAAGCCTGGTAATAGACGGAAATAAATGTACCGGTTGCGGTATCTGTATCGATGTTTGCCCGCATAGCGTCCTCGAAATCACGGAAGGGAAAGCGATGATCATCGATAAGAATTATTGCATGGAGTGCGGTGCGTGCAGACTGAATTGCCCTGCGGACGCTATAGCGGTAAACAGCGGGGTCGGATGCGCCTATGCGGTACTGAACGGGATTATCAGCGGAAAAAACGCTTCGTGCGGATGCGACGGCGATACTTCCGGCGGGTGCTGTTAA
- a CDS encoding acetyl-CoA synthase subunit gamma, which translates to MGCGCKTPEWITGSRFTKAGLIPVVSTELTGKDKRGEIMVRLGIKRMHYTVAPGIYAVGTPGENSDVFVTANYKLTFDMLRGELHGLSAWILVLDTCGINVWCAAGKGTFGTGELIARIAKVRLKEIVSHNRLILPQLGAVGVSAHTVTRETGFKVLYGPVRASDIPAYIADNYQKAPQMREVTFSFSDRLELTPLEIVISLKYCLIAVVLIVVANLLRYQRFDLSLFNGVLPFIGAVLTGAFLVPLLLPLIPFRAFSLKGFALGLAGTIALIVLSRAGLADSIIYLCFLPAISSFFAMNFTGSSTFTSMAGVKLEVGIATPLIIISVAGGVVMELLKTLRVI; encoded by the coding sequence ATGGGATGCGGATGTAAAACGCCGGAATGGATAACCGGCTCGCGTTTTACCAAAGCGGGATTGATTCCCGTGGTCTCAACAGAACTCACCGGAAAAGATAAACGCGGCGAAATAATGGTGCGTCTCGGCATCAAACGGATGCATTACACAGTCGCGCCCGGGATTTACGCGGTGGGTACGCCCGGCGAAAATTCCGACGTATTCGTTACCGCGAACTATAAACTTACCTTCGACATGCTCCGCGGGGAGTTGCATGGATTGTCCGCTTGGATACTCGTCCTCGATACCTGCGGTATCAACGTGTGGTGCGCGGCGGGTAAGGGCACATTCGGAACCGGCGAATTGATCGCACGGATTGCTAAGGTCAGACTGAAAGAAATAGTCTCGCATAACCGACTGATACTCCCCCAACTCGGGGCGGTGGGCGTATCCGCGCATACGGTCACCCGTGAGACGGGATTTAAAGTTCTTTACGGCCCGGTTCGCGCGTCCGATATCCCGGCGTATATCGCGGATAATTACCAGAAGGCCCCGCAGATGCGTGAAGTAACATTCAGTTTTTCGGACAGGCTGGAACTGACTCCGCTGGAAATTGTCATCAGCCTGAAATATTGCCTGATAGCGGTAGTTCTGATCGTCGTTGCAAACCTGCTGCGTTATCAACGGTTCGACCTGAGCCTATTTAACGGCGTACTGCCGTTCATCGGGGCGGTCCTGACCGGGGCGTTTCTCGTACCGTTACTCCTCCCGCTGATACCGTTCCGCGCCTTCTCGTTAAAAGGATTCGCGCTCGGGTTAGCGGGTACAATCGCCCTGATCGTTCTATCGCGCGCGGGACTGGCCGACAGTATTATCTATCTCTGTTTTCTCCCCGCTATATCGTCGTTCTTCGCGATGAATTTTACCGGTTCATCGACATTTACCTCGATGGCGGGGGTGAAGCTGGAAGTCGGGATAGCGACCCCGCTGATTATCATTTCGGTTGCGGGAGGGGTTGTCATGGAATTGCTCAAGACCCTGAGAGTAATATAG